The following proteins are co-located in the Synechococcus sp. PROS-U-1 genome:
- a CDS encoding DEAD/DEAH box helicase: MQLLRRRLELQGSSRDLLVFAGPGAGKTLGALLGFRAMRDQGRLNHFVVFCHRTSILNQWKSAAARLGLRLEEWPCTPEESDGADGLLVTYQGAGRQCDALLTLLDQRGASTCMAIADEAHHLGVDPDEPDATAWGQTFLELTNTISLRLGLTGTPFRADNLGFCAARRIRVQLDDGGWVEQIRPDLCVEPRDLIAAGDVRPLEFRFQDGWVEHSREGHPDRDVSPLSSEQRESWRARNLRRAIRLADSSSIGQQVLLRAQQKLNQLQERQPQSAGLVIARDINHAEAISRVLIEDGNRVELIHSQSPQATERLNAFQSGSADWLVSIDMCAEGFDAPRLRVVAYLTTVVTRSRFVQGITRAVRMTPELAACEAIPREASFVFAPADPLLMDYARSWSVAEPYVLRPQEQDAQDELPGVGPWRGPSLPLEAVEDGAGEVIRLKTPELPAFLQR; this comes from the coding sequence ATTCAGCTCCTGCGACGAAGGCTTGAACTTCAGGGCAGCAGCCGCGACCTTCTTGTGTTTGCAGGCCCAGGAGCGGGGAAAACACTGGGTGCCCTGCTGGGATTCCGCGCGATGCGGGATCAAGGCCGGCTGAACCATTTCGTGGTCTTCTGCCACCGAACCTCAATCCTGAATCAATGGAAATCAGCCGCTGCTCGTCTCGGCTTGCGCCTGGAGGAGTGGCCTTGCACGCCGGAAGAAAGCGATGGGGCAGACGGCCTTTTGGTGACATATCAGGGTGCCGGTCGGCAATGCGACGCGCTGCTGACACTGCTCGATCAACGGGGCGCCAGCACCTGTATGGCGATCGCCGATGAAGCGCACCATCTCGGGGTGGATCCCGATGAACCGGACGCAACAGCCTGGGGACAGACCTTTCTGGAGCTGACCAACACCATCAGCCTGCGTCTGGGACTCACAGGAACCCCCTTTCGTGCCGACAACCTGGGGTTCTGCGCCGCCCGTCGAATCCGGGTTCAACTGGACGACGGTGGCTGGGTCGAGCAGATCCGTCCGGATCTCTGCGTGGAACCAAGGGACCTGATCGCGGCAGGGGATGTCCGCCCCCTGGAGTTCCGCTTTCAGGATGGCTGGGTTGAACACAGCCGTGAGGGGCACCCCGACCGCGACGTTTCCCCCCTTTCGTCCGAACAGCGGGAAAGCTGGCGTGCTCGCAACCTGCGTCGCGCCATACGCCTAGCCGACAGCAGCAGCATTGGCCAGCAGGTGCTGCTGAGAGCGCAGCAGAAACTGAATCAACTTCAGGAGCGTCAGCCACAGTCAGCTGGCCTTGTCATCGCCCGCGACATCAATCACGCCGAGGCCATCAGCCGGGTGTTGATTGAAGACGGCAACCGGGTGGAGCTGATTCATTCCCAGAGCCCCCAAGCGACGGAACGCTTGAACGCCTTCCAAAGCGGGAGTGCCGATTGGCTTGTGAGCATTGACATGTGCGCGGAAGGCTTTGATGCACCACGCCTAAGGGTGGTTGCCTATCTGACCACCGTTGTGACCCGCAGCCGTTTTGTGCAGGGCATCACCCGGGCTGTACGGATGACACCGGAGCTTGCCGCCTGCGAAGCCATCCCCCGAGAGGCCTCCTTCGTTTTCGCTCCGGCGGACCCTCTGCTGATGGACTACGCACGGTCGTGGTCTGTGGCCGAGCCCTACGTGCTGCGCCCGCAGGAGCAGGACGCACAAGATGAGCTACCGGGAGTGGGGCCATGGCGCGGCCCGAGCCTTCCCCTGGAGGCAGTTG